A stretch of Phoenix dactylifera cultivar Barhee BC4 chromosome 16, palm_55x_up_171113_PBpolish2nd_filt_p, whole genome shotgun sequence DNA encodes these proteins:
- the LOC103705705 gene encoding soluble inorganic pyrophosphatase 6, chloroplastic-like isoform X2: MATAATASASRFAAAAGALYGFRWRTSPLTHRAFFPKPRSAASLRSRRHFLAPAALHRHDVQIQEEGQPETLDYRVFFLDGSGKKISPWHDVPLQLGDGVFNVIVEIPKDTSAKMEVATDEPHTPIKQDIKKGKLRYYPYNINWNYGLLPQTWEDPSFANSEVEGALGDNDPVDVVEIGERRAKIGDVLKVKPLAALAMIDEGELDWKIVAISLDDPRASLVNDVNDVEKHFPGTLMAIRDWFRDYKIPDGKPANKFGLGNKAANKDYALKVITETNEAWAQLVKRSVPAGELSLL; this comes from the exons ATGGCAACGGCGGCCACCGCATCGGCCAGCAGATTCGCCGCCGCTGCCGGCGCCCTCTATGGATTCCGGTGGCGGACCTCTCCTCTGACGCACCGCGCGTTCTTTCCCAAGCCGCGGTCCGCTGCCTCCCTCCGGTCCCGGCGGCACTTCCTCGCCCCCGCCGCCCTCCACAGGCACGACGTACAGATCCAGGAAGAAGGCCAGCCCGAGACCCTCGACTACCGAGTCTTCTTCCTCGATGGCTCCGGGAAAAAGATCTCGCCTTGGCACGACGTCCCGTTGCAATTGGGCGATGGTGTTTTCAACGTTATCGTCGAGATCCCCAAGGACACCAGCGCCAAGATGGAGGTGGCCACCGACGAGCCCCACACTCCAATAAAGCAGGACATCAAGAAGGGGAAGCTGCGATACTATCC GTACAACATTAACTGGAATTATGGATTGCTTCCACAAACATGGGAAGACCCATCTTTTGCCAACTCAGAAGTCGAAGGAGCACTTGGCGATAATGATCCAG TTGATGTTGTCGAGATAGGTGAAAGACGGGCTAAGATTGGTGATGTTCTCAAAGTAAAGCCCTTAGCAGCTTTGGCCATGATTGATGAAGGGGAGCTTGACTGGAAAATAGTTGCCATTTCATTGGATGATCCTAGAGCTTCTCTTGTAAATGATGTCAATGATGTTGAAAAGCACTTCCCG GGCACTCTTATGGCTATAAGGGACTGGTTTAGAGACTACAAGATACCAGATGGAAAGCCTGCCAATAAGTTTGGACTTGGAAACAAAGCAGCCAACAAG GATTATGCTCTGAAGGTTATCACGGAGACGAACGAGGCATGGGCTCAATTAGTTAAAAGGTCGGTACCTGCTGGAGAGCTTTCATTATTGTGA
- the LOC103705705 gene encoding soluble inorganic pyrophosphatase 6, chloroplastic-like isoform X1, whose translation MATAATASASRFAAAAGALYGFRWRTSPLTHRAFFPKPRSAASLRSRRHFLAPAALHRHDVQIQEEGQPETLDYRVFFLDGSGKKISPWHDVPLQLGDGVFNVIVEIPKDTSAKMEVATDEPHTPIKQDIKKGKLRYYPYNINWNYGLLPQTWEDPSFANSEVEGALGDNDPVDVVEIGERRAKIGDVLKVKPLAALAMIDEGELDWKIVAISLDDPRASLVNDVNDVEKHFPGTLMAIRDWFRDYKIPDGKPANKFGLGNKAANKEQGDDYLYYLLHGRASWNLCCLINSTCLLLGAWTWSRACQRLI comes from the exons ATGGCAACGGCGGCCACCGCATCGGCCAGCAGATTCGCCGCCGCTGCCGGCGCCCTCTATGGATTCCGGTGGCGGACCTCTCCTCTGACGCACCGCGCGTTCTTTCCCAAGCCGCGGTCCGCTGCCTCCCTCCGGTCCCGGCGGCACTTCCTCGCCCCCGCCGCCCTCCACAGGCACGACGTACAGATCCAGGAAGAAGGCCAGCCCGAGACCCTCGACTACCGAGTCTTCTTCCTCGATGGCTCCGGGAAAAAGATCTCGCCTTGGCACGACGTCCCGTTGCAATTGGGCGATGGTGTTTTCAACGTTATCGTCGAGATCCCCAAGGACACCAGCGCCAAGATGGAGGTGGCCACCGACGAGCCCCACACTCCAATAAAGCAGGACATCAAGAAGGGGAAGCTGCGATACTATCC GTACAACATTAACTGGAATTATGGATTGCTTCCACAAACATGGGAAGACCCATCTTTTGCCAACTCAGAAGTCGAAGGAGCACTTGGCGATAATGATCCAG TTGATGTTGTCGAGATAGGTGAAAGACGGGCTAAGATTGGTGATGTTCTCAAAGTAAAGCCCTTAGCAGCTTTGGCCATGATTGATGAAGGGGAGCTTGACTGGAAAATAGTTGCCATTTCATTGGATGATCCTAGAGCTTCTCTTGTAAATGATGTCAATGATGTTGAAAAGCACTTCCCG GGCACTCTTATGGCTATAAGGGACTGGTTTAGAGACTACAAGATACCAGATGGAAAGCCTGCCAATAAGTTTGGACTTGGAAACAAAGCAGCCAACAAG GAACAAGGAGATGATTATctttattatttattacatGGCCGAGCAAGTTGGAATTTATGTTGTCTCATCAACAGTACATGCTTGCTTCTTGGTGCTTGGACTTGGTCCCGTGCTTGCCAGCGTCTGATATGA
- the LOC103705705 gene encoding soluble inorganic pyrophosphatase 6, chloroplastic-like isoform X3, with amino-acid sequence MATAATASASRFAAAAGALYGFRWRTSPLTHRAFFPKPRSAASLRSRRHFLAPAALHRHDVQIQEEGQPETLDYRVFFLDGSGKKISPWHDVPLQLGDGVFNVIVEIPKDTSAKMEVATDEPHTPIKQDIKKGKLRYYPYNINWNYGLLPQTWEDPSFANSEVEGALGDNDPVDVVEIGERRAKIGDVLKVKPLAALAMIDEGELDWKIVAISLDDPRASLVNDVNDVEKHFPLFDSIVEASLSF; translated from the exons ATGGCAACGGCGGCCACCGCATCGGCCAGCAGATTCGCCGCCGCTGCCGGCGCCCTCTATGGATTCCGGTGGCGGACCTCTCCTCTGACGCACCGCGCGTTCTTTCCCAAGCCGCGGTCCGCTGCCTCCCTCCGGTCCCGGCGGCACTTCCTCGCCCCCGCCGCCCTCCACAGGCACGACGTACAGATCCAGGAAGAAGGCCAGCCCGAGACCCTCGACTACCGAGTCTTCTTCCTCGATGGCTCCGGGAAAAAGATCTCGCCTTGGCACGACGTCCCGTTGCAATTGGGCGATGGTGTTTTCAACGTTATCGTCGAGATCCCCAAGGACACCAGCGCCAAGATGGAGGTGGCCACCGACGAGCCCCACACTCCAATAAAGCAGGACATCAAGAAGGGGAAGCTGCGATACTATCC GTACAACATTAACTGGAATTATGGATTGCTTCCACAAACATGGGAAGACCCATCTTTTGCCAACTCAGAAGTCGAAGGAGCACTTGGCGATAATGATCCAG TTGATGTTGTCGAGATAGGTGAAAGACGGGCTAAGATTGGTGATGTTCTCAAAGTAAAGCCCTTAGCAGCTTTGGCCATGATTGATGAAGGGGAGCTTGACTGGAAAATAGTTGCCATTTCATTGGATGATCCTAGAGCTTCTCTTGTAAATGATGTCAATGATGTTGAAAAGCACTTCCCG CTGTTTGATTCCATAGTTGAGGCATCATTGTCCTTTTAA